Proteins from a genomic interval of Nasonia vitripennis strain AsymCx chromosome 3, Nvit_psr_1.1, whole genome shotgun sequence:
- the LOC100119384 gene encoding nuclear receptor coactivator 6-like: MRFLKLTVILACALAVLAEKDETKSRDKRQHLSFSQRRAGRPPPYAVQMEPIAHYSQRDPLYNPLAADSKSDDQGYYEESPYNYYPTEPEPIIEIIIKESNESLPTPLPVTPPPQPKTKKEPIQVFYVKYEKKQAYGEDKPRVVYDTPIPAITPVEEHEEIRPDEPEGYPSAENLQPVTQAPEPSTTLRAIIRPDSGVYHAGSSGLRVTFDTDQVPPNNHNKRSDKDSPAELLAAKPTALPPPGSSKRPHGPFAPIQPIPPRVTPAFPQQRVVNSFPQQQQQFQGPPQQGPPPNFNLQPQFHQSVPPHIRNQYQPITSLNQQRPQQRQPITIQGLPELQQRLPFNAFAPPHRLNVNHPQQPGSPSVSHQNVQLQNYPQQQQLLPQSQPPVNFNYDPALQYKQQREHEKQQFLQQQRQQEHQRRQQEQQRLQEQQRQQEQYRLLEQQRRKQEQEQKLRAQQQQQQQQQQFQQQQQLQQQQQQRQQQQQQYKFGQTQQAQQQVLQKQQNAGDILKAIPKLEQHYTIRENPLHPGPFPPNPQYADVNTQTSFGPLSNAQFTTTQPQSNLVLQQQQQQQPQQQQPQQVQGQQKFGNHIFKQQQQQQQPQIIQHQQQQAIYQNQQAFFAQNLPTPQQQRPQPQQQQQQQETPSPSIWGRPVFQGKNLDSKIYATPLTKTNDDFQKLSASTPNGLLRYNSATTPRPSTVTNPPTTRSTTTPLTTTAAPTTTTISPKNEAKIKENIANLPDEVPDDIREQLLSSGILGNADIQILDYDKVGGINIGDLPPEALANFYGAGGAAATSAASEPVPQIAKRPKTIDEVQVVAPSSNALQRTRTEEVTLRPGGVEMKVVRFDPNTAQGQSIAERHINENATRLSPVAVGEREPSDASGSYNRYLPLKVSGASFPIPSAPELAGKKISSVVVLAPVDYSFQPSDADSSRQSRKIGSDVRFLAGESLKQLVRKPSAENYKRWLEQEKQTEPQRQSVVLLVTTPKDDADAEKEIFMYDVTSDSVSKLAGDLSTAFVDAAESNSDVDADPMSDVSN; encoded by the exons ATGCGCTTCCTCAAACTG ACTGTAATTCTGGCCTGCGCGCTCGCGGTCCTCGCCGAGAAGGATGAGACGAAGAGCCGCGACAAGCGGCAGCACCTGTCGTTTAGCCAGCGTCGTGCCGGTCGGCCGCCTCCCTACGCCGTGCAGATGGAGCCGATAGCCCACTACTCGCAGCGCGACCCGCTCTACAACCCGCTGGCCGCCGACTCCAAGAGCGACGACCAGGGCTACTACGAGGAGTCGCCGTACAACTACTACCCCACCGAGCCCGAGCCCATCATCGAGATCATCATCAAGGAGTCGAACGAGTCGTTACCCACCCCCCTACCGGTCACCCCGCCGCCCCAGCCCAAGACCAAGAAGGAACCCATCCAGGTCTTCTACGTCAAGTACGAGAAGAAGCAGGCCTACGGCGAGGACAAGCCGCGAGTGGTCTACGACACTCCCATCCCCGCCATCACTCCCGTCGAGGAGCACGAGGAGATCAGGCCCGACGAGCCCGAGGGTTACCCCTCCGCGGAGAACCTGCAACCGGTCACCCAAGCGCCCGAGCCGTCCACCACTCTGCGAGCCATCATCCGACCGGACAGCGGCGTCTATCACGCCGGCAGCAGCGGACTCCGCGTGACGTTCGATACCGATCAGGTGCCGCCGAACAACCACAACAAGCGCAGCGACAAGGACTCGCCGGCCGAGCTGCTGGCGGCCAAACCCACGGCACTGCCGCCCCCGGGATCGTCCAAGAGGCCCCACGGACCCTTCGCGCCGATCCAACCGATCCCGCCGCGCGTCACCCCGGCCTTCCCTCAGCAGCGAGTGGTCAACTCGTTtcctcagcagcagcagcagttccaGGGACCGCCTCAACAGGGCCCGCCGCCGAACTTCAACCTGCAGCCCCAGTTCCACCAGTCGGTGCCGCCGCACATCCGCAACCAGTACCAGCCGATCACCAGCCTCAACCAGCAGAGGCCCCAGCAGAGACAGCCGATCACCATCCAGGGCCTGCCCGAGCTTCAGCAGCGGCTGCCCTTCAACGCCTTCGCGCCGCCGCACAGGTTGAACGTCAACCATCCCCAACAGCCTGGATCGCCTTCGGTATCGCACCAGAACGTCCAGCTGCAGAACtacccgcagcagcagcagctcttgCCGCAGAGTCAACCTCCAGTCAACTTCAACTACGACCCGGCGCTGCAGTACAAGCAGCAGCGGGAGCATGAGAAGCAGCAGTTCTTGCAGCAGCAAAGGCAGCAGGAACACCAGAGGAggcagcaggagcagcagcgaCTCCAGGAACAGCAGAGACAGCAAGAGCAGTACAGGCTCTtggagcagcagcgccgcaAGCAAGAGCAGGAGCAGAAGTTGAGGgctcaacagcagcagcagcagcagcagcagcagttccagcagcagcaacagctgcagcaacagcagcagcaacgccagcagcaacagcagcagtacAAGTTCGGTCAGACTCAGCAGGCTCAACAGCAGGTGCTCCAGAAGCAGCAGAACGCCGGTGACATTCTGAAGGCCATTCCGAAACTGGAGCAGCACTACACCATCCGGGAGAACCCGCTGCACCCGGGTCCCTTCCCGCCGAACCCGCAGTACGCCGACGTCAACACGCAGACGTCCTTCGGGCCGCTGAGCAACGCTCAGTTCACCACGACTCAACCTCAGTCGAACCTGGTActccaacagcagcagcagcagcaaccgcagcagcagcaaccgcagcaggttcaaggtcagcaGAAGTTTGGCAACCACATATtcaaacaacagcagcagcagcaacagccacAGATAAtccagcaccagcagcagcaggccaTCTACCAGAACCAGCAGGCTTTCTTCGCCCAGAACCTTCCCACGCCTCAGCAGCAGAGGCCTCAAcctcaacagcagcagcagcagcaagagaCACCCTCGCCGTCGATCTGGGGCAGACCCGTTTTCCAGGGCAAGAACCTCGACTCGAAGATCTACGCCACGCCGCTGACCAAAACCAATGACGACTTCCAGAAGTTGTCCGCGTCAACCCCCAACGGCCTCCTCCGCTACAACTCGGCCACGACGCCTAGGCCCAGCACGGTGACCAACCCACCGACGACCCGCAGCACGACCACTCCTCTGACGACGACCGCCgcgccgacgacgactacCATCTCGCCGAAGAACGAGGCCAAGATCAAGGAGAACATCGCCAACCTGCCCGACGAGGTTCCCGACGACATCCGCGAGCAACTGCTGAGCTCGGGCATCCTCGGCAACGCCGACATCCAGATCCTCGACTACGACAAGGTCGGCGGCATCAACATCGGCGACCTGCCACCCGAAGCCCTGGCCAACTTCTACGGCGCCGGCGGCGCTGCCGCCACTTCCGCCGCCAGCGAGCCCGTGCCCCAGATAGCCAAGCGGCCCAAAACCATCGACGAGGTTCAGGTCGTCGCCCCGTCGAGCAATGCCCTCCAGCGTACGCGCACCGAGGAGGTGACGCTCCGGCCCGGCGGCGTCGAGATGAAAGTCGTCCGATTCGATCCGAACACAGCCCAGGGCCAGTCGATAGCCGAGCGGCACATCAACGAGAACGCGACGCGTCTCAGTCCCGTAGCCGTGGGAGAGCGCGAGCCGAGCGACGCCTCGGGCAGCTACAATCGCTACCTTCCGCTCAAAGTGAGCGGCGCCTCCTTTCCAATTCCGAGCGCGCCCGAGCTCGCCGGCAAGAAGATCTCCTCGGTGGTGGTCCTCGCGCCCGTCGACTACAGCTTCCAGCCGTCGGATGCGGACTCGTCCCGCCAGAGCCGGAAGATCGGCAGCGACGTCCGCTTTCTCGCCGGTGAGTCGCTCAAGCAGCTGGTGAGGAAGCCCTCGGCTGAGAACTACAAGCGATGGCTCGAGCAGGAGAAGCAGACGGAGCCCCAGAGGCAGTCCGTCGTTCTCCTCGTCACGAC GCCAAAGGACGACGCCGACGCTGAGAAGGAGATCTTCATGTACGACGTGACGTCCGACAGCGTGAGCAAACTGGCCGGTGACCTGTCGACGGCGTTCGTCGACGCGGCCGAGAGCAATTCCGACGTCGACGCCGATCCCATGAGCGACGTCTCGAATTGA
- the LOC100119418 gene encoding FAST kinase domain-containing protein 1, mitochondrial, whose amino-acid sequence MARSLVSASLSLRNVLTLPKRATLTRLCHSVPEVKEADKNEISAAKQLFLKLQSDNNPLSLITTIEANRNEIDARHVLVALTSMQKFYENSKIPLSEVHKSIQFINMCSILKRHLIKLDLPQTIQAIKVLNLLKIPSTKTIMQSLLQLIRQSINDLTLQQIFYLSFLLKLMYQTPLNEAILKALPEVFVAQLELQLDKGNIKELKNALWFATSYVQNEKSIKYIIDALIKSNELFDVDTAMRIYISLCNSHYLPDNYEQLLIRVENNLMENVSLLEQFEINKILTKILTETLYGKNKFYNPELIDVFIKKFVSNYPDFDKAALILNKLNKCKHINIKLLEYLTSLCYKNPMILSERRPLHMSTLVAGMAFANYKPPFWNELQKIIVEHYNLIPDDVTLCYFTLHLLSLDCFDSQLVKFVFALDIDPKLISFAYLKVLQQLYQSIKTLYPAYTGPWPSEELIQSFETSADKEFKTYPLQSAIEKLVGDPTYVNTNVQTNLGHLIDHLIVLKDGNPVAVTSQSFSEQPSVVPCVDEFDIPPDTERVAVLMLPPSLHGKNTPILQAPARLNIKSLEAMSYKVVPVSNHQWSSIPEFERLPYLQLQIGIKKKD is encoded by the exons ATGGCAAGGTCATTGGTATCGGCATCTTTGTCCTTACGAAACGTTTTGACTTTACCAAAACGTGCAACTCTTACAAGATTATGTCACAGTGTTCCTGAAGTCAAAG AGGcagataaaaatgaaatttcagcTGCAAAACAGTTATTTCTGAAATTACAATCAGATAATAATCCTTTGAGTCTTATAACAACCATAGAAGCAAATAGAAATGAGATTGATGCTCGTCACGTTCTCGTTGCCTTGACATCTATGCAAAAGTTTtatgaaaatagtaaaattccATTATCAGAAGTACACAAGAGTATACAGTTCATTAACATGTGCTCTATATTAAAAAGGCATCTTATAAAACTGGATCTACCACAGACGATACAAGCCAtcaaagttttaaatttactcAAAATTCCAAGTACTAAAACGATCATGCAATCACTTTTGCAGCTAATTAGACAATCTATAAATGATCTAACTTTGCAACAGATTTTTTATCtatcatttttgttaaaactaATGTACCAGACACCTTTGAATGAGGCGATTCTCAAAGCTTTGCCTGAAGTATTTGTGGCTCAGTTGGAATTGCAACTTGATAAAGGGAATATCAAAGAActaaaaaatgcactatggttTGCAACTAGTTACgtacaaaatgaaaaaagtataaaatacatcatAGATGCACTTATCAAGAGTAATGAATTATTTGATGTTGATACGGCAATGCGCATATATATTTCTCTTTGTAATTCACATTATTTACCAGATAATTATGAACAATTATTAATTAGAGTTGAAAATAATCTTATGGAAAATGTTAGTCTACTCGAGCAAtttgaaataaacaaaatctTGACCAAAATATTGACAGAGACATTATATGG aaaaaataaattctacAATCCTGAATTGATAgatgtatttataaaaaagtttgTATCTAATTATCCAGACTTTGATAAAGCagcattaattttaaataaattgaacaaGTGCAAacacataaatataaaattattggaGTATTTAACATCCTTATGCTACAAAAATCCAATGATTTTGTCAGAACGCAGACCACTCCACATGTCAACTTTAGTAGCCGGAATGGCGTTTGCCAATTATAAGCCGCCTTTCTGGAACGAATTGCAGAAGATTATTGTGGAACACTATAATTTAATTCCAGATGACGTAACACTATGCTACTTTACTctgcatttgctctcattgGATTGTTTTGATTCGCAACTAGTGAAATTCGTTTTTGCTTTAGACATAGATCCAAAGTTGATCAGTTTTGCCTATCTCAAAGTCCTTCAGCAATTATACCAGAGTATAAAAACTTTGTATCCAGCATACACTGGTCCATGGCCATCGGAAGAATTGATCCAGTCTTTTGAAACCTCAGCAGACAAAGAATTTAAAACGTATCCATTACAGTCTGCAATTGAGAAACTGGTAGGAGACCCCACTTACGTGAATACTAACGTACAGACGAACTTGGGGCATCTTATCG ATCATCTGATAGTTCTCAAAGACGGAAATCCAGTCGCCGTTACATCACAATCATTTTCAGAACAACCGAGCGTTGTTCCTTGTGTGGACGAATTTGACATACCTCCTGATACTGAAAG AGTGGCTGTACTCATGCTACCCCCGAGTTTACACGGCAAAAACACTCCAATACTGCAAGCGCCAGCTCGGCTAAACATCAAGTCTCTGGAAGCAATGTCGTACAAAGTGGTGCCCGTATCAAATCATCAATGGTCGAGCATACCGGAATTCGAAAGGCTTCCGTATCTGCAACTACAGATAggtataaaaaagaaagattGA